Proteins from a single region of Haliaeetus albicilla chromosome Z, bHalAlb1.1, whole genome shotgun sequence:
- the CER1 gene encoding cerberus, giving the protein MPLLLLQLLVLSCLGATEPQGDSPQRKSRRPFQHLFYLNKNLLGSQRFHELVGENPVGVEETLGEPSFFVAIPQTASESEKQEEKKMSRFILPNAELHADQDLRTWAAPREISPVENFSPSHYSSKREAEPPYRKDAKKFWDHFMLKKNSASEEVVLPIKTNEMHQENCRTLPFSQVVTHESCEKVMVQNNLCFGKCSSFHVPGPEDRLYTFCSHCLPSKFSMKRLDLNCTSSVVVVKEVMIVEECKCETPKIKDPAIGSLLSDLHANVHEHN; this is encoded by the exons ATGCCACTGCTTCTCCTTCAGCTGCTAGTGCTCTCATGTCTTGGAGCCACAGAGCCACAGGGAGATTCACcgcaaagaaaaagcagaaggcCATTTCAGCACCTTTTCTATCTGAACAAAAATCTGCTTGGAAGTCAGCGTTTTCATGAGCTGGTAGGGGAAAACCCGGTAGGTGTTGAGGAAACCCTGGGAGAACCAAGCTTTTTTGTAGCAATTCCTCAGACGGCATCCGAAAGTGAgaagcaagaggagaaaaagatgtCCAGATTCATCCTTCCCAATGCAGAACTCCATGCAGACCAAGACCTGAGAACCTGGGCAGCACCCAGAGAGATCTCTCCTGTGGAAAACTTCTCTCCATCCCACTATTCCAGCAAGAGGGAGGCTGAACCTCCCTATAGAAAAGATGCCAAGAAATTTTGGGACCACTTcatgttaaagaaaaattctgCGTCTGAAGAGGTTGTCCTGCCAATCAAGACCAATGAAATGCACCAAGAAAACTGCAGAACCCTGCCTTTTTCCCAG GTTGTTACTCATGAGAGCTGTGAGAAGGTGATGGTACAGAATAAtctgtgttttggaaaatgtaGTTCCTTTCATGTTCCTGGTCCAGAAGATCGTCTTTATACCTTTTGTTCTCATTGCTTGCCCAGCAAGTTCTCCATGAAGCGCCTGGATCTCAACTGCACCAGTTCTGTGGTAGTGGTCAAAGAAGTCATGATTGTAGAAGAGTGTAAATGTGAGACTCCGAAGATTAAAGACCCTGCGATTGGATCTCTACTGTCAGACTTGCATGCAAATGTACATGAGCACAATTAA